A genomic segment from Gracilinanus agilis isolate LMUSP501 chromosome 1, AgileGrace, whole genome shotgun sequence encodes:
- the FOXL3 gene encoding forkhead box L3, whose translation MFDNTQYPYNCFNYDGDDYPACSSDEEKKLSRPAYSYIALIAMAIQQSPTNRVTLSGIYDFIMKKFPYYRSNQRAWQNSIRHNLSLNSCFVKVPRMEGNEKGKGNYWTFASGCESMLDLFENGNYRRRRRRRNMKKEPKDQNSGGIMEPSTPELPIIDSYSESSHLNEGTTKKQEFRAPHLEPSPFYSNGLSNRQNLSNPSLGKSDSEIKFSIDYILSSPDPLPALRSPFNTQDNKYHLLEPQQINLQFWTM comes from the exons ATGTTCGATAACACGCAGTATCCCTACAACTGTTTCAACTACGATGGTGATGACTACCCCGCCTGCAGCTCTGATGAGGAGAAGAAACTCAGTCGCCCAGCTTACAG ctaCATTGCCTTGATCGCAATGGCCATCCAGCAAAGCCCTACCAATAGAGTGACGCTGTCTGGCATTTATGACTTTATAATGAAGAAATTCCCTTACTACAGATCAAACCAAAGAGCCTGGCAAAACTCCATTAGGCATAACCTCTCCCTTAACAGTTGTTTTGTAAAG GTCCCCAGAATGGAAGGGAacgagaagggaaagggaaactATTGGACTTTCGCTTCAGGATGTGAGTCCATGCTGGATCTTTTTGAAAACGGGAACTACCGGAGGAGGCGTAGgaggagaaatatgaaaaaagaaccTAAAGACCAGAACTCAGGTGGGATTATGGAACCTTCCACGCCTGAGCTGCCCATTATAGATTCATACTCAGAGAGCTCCCACCTGAATGAAGGCACGACGAAGAAACAGGAGTTCAGAGCCCCTCACCTAGAGCCGTCTCCATTCTACTCAAATGGCCTCTCCAATCGGCAGAACCTAAGCAATCCCTCTCTTGGAAAATCTGACTCAGAAATTAAATTTAGCATTGATTACATCCTCTCATCACCCGATCCTTTGCCTGCCCTAAGATCGCCCTTCAATACCCAAGATAATAAATATCATCTTCTGGAGCCTCAACAAATTAACCTCCAGTTTTGGACAATGTGA